DNA sequence from the bacterium genome:
TCGAACAACGGTTCAAACTCGGCCAGTTCTTCCCGCGCTCGAGGCATGATTCTCGCTGCCATTTTCCCTCCAACAAACCCGCCCCGAAACGAAGCAGCACCCCTGGCAACAGTGTACGACGCCCGAAGTATAATCTGGCTATGAAAACATCTGATTTCACCTTCCCTTCCAGCGACGGTACCGAGGTATTCGTCTACATGTGGGCGGCGAACACCCCGAAAGGCGTGGTCCAGATCGCCCACGGCATGGGCGAACACGCCGGTCGATACGCGCGACTCGCGCGCGCGCTGGTCGAGGCCGGATACACCGCCTACGCGAACGACCATCGCGGGCACGGTCGCACGGCACGCGACGCGGACGACCTGGGCGTTTTCGGCGACTCCGACGGATGGAATCGCCTGGTCGAGGACATGGGAGCACTCAACGAGCGCATCAAAGCCGATTGCCCCGGCCTGCCGGTCGTACTTCTGGGCCACAGCATGGGATCAGCAGCCGCCCAACAATACCTCGTCGACCGAGGAGATTCGCTGACGGCCGCTGCGCTGTCCGGTTCGACGGCCTTTGACGGAATGGCACCGTTGATCGAAACCATCGCTGCCGAAGCCAAGCGACTCGGCCCGCGCGGCAAGAGCGACCTGCTCGACAGTCTGTCCTTTGGCGCATTCAACCAGGCGTTCGAGCCCGCGCGCACGCCCTTCGATTGGTTGAGCCGGGATGAAGCGGAGGTCGACGCCTACATCGCCGACGAACATTGTGGCTTCACGGTCACAGCACAAGCTCTACTGGAGATGCTCGAAGGCGCGCTGCGCTTTTCAGACCCAGCCGAGATCGCGCGCATTCCCAAGAACCTGCCCGTCTTCCTGACGGCGGGTGATCAAGATCCCGTGAACAATTCGCTGGTCGGCCTCGAGACACTCCTCGAGCGCTACCGCGCTGCCGGGATTGAAGACCTTGGCTGGAAATTCTATCCGGGGGCGCGTCACGAGGTCTTCAACGAGACGAACCGGGACGAAGTCACTTCCGACCTCATCGAATGGCTCAACTCCGTGGTGCCCGAGACTGGAGCTTAGCGAGTACTAGCTTCGCTTTTCCCGGTGTGGGTCGAGATCGCCGCAACCAGACGCGGCCAGGCCTCGCGTGGCAGGTCGTGCCCCATGCCCTCGATCAGCAGGAGTTCCGATCCGGGAATCGCATCGGCGGTATCCCGGCCGCCCTCCACCGGAACCAGTGAATCCTGGGTTCCGTGAACGACCAGCGTTGGAGTAGCCAGTCCAGCGAGTGCGGGCTTGCGATTGCCGTGGGCCAGGACCGCTGCAAGCTGGCGGGAAGATCCGTCGGGATGGAAGCAGCGATCGAAAGAACGCTCGGCTCGGCCGCGAATGCGCGCCTCATCGAACGGGAAGCCCGGACTGCCGATCACCTTCCATGTGCGCAAGGCCGCTTCGATGTTGGCTTCGCGCTCGCCAGGCGGATCTTCGAGAAGGACGGCCATGGCTTCTGGAGTCGCGGGGGGAACCTCCGGGTTGCCGGTCGTCGACATGATCGAAATCAGGCTCGATACGCGCTTCGGATGTCGCAGCGCAGCCGTTTGCGCGATCATGCCGCCCATCGACACGCCCATGACGTGGGCCCGGTCGATCTCCAGTGCATCGAGTAGAGCAATCGTATCGTCCGCCATATCGTCGAGGGTGTAGGGAAGCTCGACCGGCTTGCCGGCAACCAGATCGGCCTGGGTCTGCAGCGCATTCAACGGACCCGCGGATTCGAACTTCGTCGACAGACCCACATCGCGATTGTCCGGCAGGATCACGAAGTGCCCGTGCTCCGCGATCTGTCGGCAGAACTCGGTCTCCCAGGCCACGAGCTGGGAACCGAGTCCCATCAGCATGACGAGGGGGCGCGCGTCAGGTGCGCCCATTGTTTCGTACTCGATGCAAATTCCGTTGGCTTCGACGTTTGGCATGCGACCATGATCCAGGAAAGTCGGGACCGCGGTCAACCACCCCTCGGTGGAGCCGCGTCGCCGGAAAGCTACACTCCCGGGTCCTCGTTTCCTTCCCAGCCCGGAATACCTCATGGACGACGCGCAACGCGAGATTCGCATCCAGAACGCTTGTCTTCTGATCCTGAGTGCCATCGGGGTCGCGGGCGCGCTCTACTGGCTGCGCCCGGTGATGGTTCCCTTCGTACTCGCCGCATTCCTGGCGATCGGTTTGAACCCCCTGGTGGATTTCCAGGTCAGACGACTGCGATTGCCCCGATCCATCGCGGTGATCCTGGTCCTGTTGATCTCGATGCTGTTATTCGGCGCAGTCGCATCCCTGATCACAGCCTCGATCGGTCAGCTGACGGCGAACCTCGACGCCTACCAGGCGCAGATCTCGCAACTCGTGCAGCGCATCACCTCGATTCTCCCGATGGAGCAACTCGGTATCGACTCCGAGGCCTTGAGCGGGCCGCTGACCCAGATTCCGGTCGGCACGATCGGCGGCATGCTGCTCGGGACGACGAACGCCATTCTCGATCTGATCTCGAACGGCCTGCTGGTGTTGATCTTCCTGATCTATCTGATCAGCAAGGGCCCCGGGAGCGGGACGACGGGCGGTGACGGTATCTGGGAAGAGAGCGTCCGCCGCGTGGAGCGCTACATCGTCGCGAAGGCCAGTGTCTCAGCGGCTACGGGTGTGATGGTCGGCGGTGTGTTGATGGGCCTCGGCGTCGATCTGGCCCTTGTCTTTGGGCTTTTTGCATTTCTGCTCAACTTCATCCCGAGCGTCGGCTCCCTGATCGCCACACTCCTGCCGCTGCCGGTGGTCCTG
Encoded proteins:
- a CDS encoding alpha/beta hydrolase; the protein is MPNVEANGICIEYETMGAPDARPLVMLMGLGSQLVAWETEFCRQIAEHGHFVILPDNRDVGLSTKFESAGPLNALQTQADLVAGKPVELPYTLDDMADDTIALLDALEIDRAHVMGVSMGGMIAQTAALRHPKRVSSLISIMSTTGNPEVPPATPEAMAVLLEDPPGEREANIEAALRTWKVIGSPGFPFDEARIRGRAERSFDRCFHPDGSSRQLAAVLAHGNRKPALAGLATPTLVVHGTQDSLVPVEGGRDTADAIPGSELLLIEGMGHDLPREAWPRLVAAISTHTGKSEASTR
- a CDS encoding AI-2E family transporter; the protein is MDDAQREIRIQNACLLILSAIGVAGALYWLRPVMVPFVLAAFLAIGLNPLVDFQVRRLRLPRSIAVILVLLISMLLFGAVASLITASIGQLTANLDAYQAQISQLVQRITSILPMEQLGIDSEALSGPLTQIPVGTIGGMLLGTTNAILDLISNGLLVLIFLIYLISKGPGSGTTGGDGIWEESVRRVERYIVAKASVSAATGVMVGGVLMGLGVDLALVFGLFAFLLNFIPSVGSLIATLLPLPVVLVSPEISPAVAIAAILIPGGIQFAMGNVLEPRIMGNSLDLHPIAILMALIFWGMLWGIVGMLLATPITAVLKILFERMEPTRPLAEVLAGRLGG
- a CDS encoding alpha/beta hydrolase; amino-acid sequence: MKTSDFTFPSSDGTEVFVYMWAANTPKGVVQIAHGMGEHAGRYARLARALVEAGYTAYANDHRGHGRTARDADDLGVFGDSDGWNRLVEDMGALNERIKADCPGLPVVLLGHSMGSAAAQQYLVDRGDSLTAAALSGSTAFDGMAPLIETIAAEAKRLGPRGKSDLLDSLSFGAFNQAFEPARTPFDWLSRDEAEVDAYIADEHCGFTVTAQALLEMLEGALRFSDPAEIARIPKNLPVFLTAGDQDPVNNSLVGLETLLERYRAAGIEDLGWKFYPGARHEVFNETNRDEVTSDLIEWLNSVVPETGA